The sequence TATGAGCTTTTGTTTACCTGTAAAAAACGGGTGACAGTTAGAACAAATGTCTATCAGATAATCACCTTTTGTAGATCGCGTTTCTATCACATTTCCACATGCACATTTTATCGTAGCTTTTACATATTTAGGATGTATCCCTTCCTTCATTTTTCCTCCAAAAATAAATGTCTAATCAAGATCTACTTTGTTCATCGAGTCAAGGAATTCCTTATTCGTTTTCGTCTTAGCCATCTTATCTATTAAGAACTCCATAGCTTCTACAACATTCATAGGTTGTAAAGCTTTTCTAAGTATCCAGACCTTGTTAATTGTATTCTTATCAAGTAATAACTCTTCTTTCCTCGTGCCCGATTTGCTCATATCAATTGCCGGAAAAACCCTTTTATCTGCAAGCCTTCTGTCAAGCACAACCTCCATATTACCCGTTCCTTTAAATTCCT is a genomic window of Deltaproteobacteria bacterium containing:
- the rpmE gene encoding 50S ribosomal protein L31: MKEGIHPKYVKATIKCACGNVIETRSTKGDYLIDICSNCHPFFTGKQKLIDSAGMVEKFHRKYDKTILKKKTVKN